The region CCTGTGCCACCGACCACTGGTCTTGATCTCGAAGTCCAGCGTCGGTCAATGAGGTATGAATTCTGCAGGCTCTGTTGCCAGGCATTCGCATCCAGATGAGTTCATGACCAATTTCTTGTTCTGTTTCTTCTTGGTTGGCTTTGAGTTTGTCAAATAGTGCATTGTTCTCGTCTTCCTCACCAACATCAATGTAGAGCTGAGCGTACCCACCGTTATCAGTGATATGAATCGCATACGACACTCCATTGATCCTCGCTGAAATGTACTGACGGCTCTTCGGTGAGACGTTGTCGAACAGGGTGAAAGAATCAGGGAGATGGTCTTTAACACCCTCATGGAAGCGCAGCTGCAGCGTGTCGCGCTCGCTCAGTTGACGTTTCTGTTCACCAATCTTCCGAGCTTCCTCGCTGGGTCCCGTTAGGAGCGTGAACAACGGCGCCGGGCCTGCATTATGGTTGGTTACGCCATCGTGATCGTCTCCGTGATGAATGGTCACTGCTTCAATATTCACGAGATACGCCGTTTTATCGCTTGATTCGTTCACCCATTCGATTGCTCGTTGATGTTCATAGCGAACGCCATGGACAACCCAAACAGCAAACTCCGATTCGAAGGCAGTAACATAGGTGAGAAGCTGCCCAAGGTGCCTGTGATCGCTTTGTTCGAGTTGTACCTCAACTGCGCCACTTTCTCCAGTCTCGACATCCTCAACAAACAGGTCAAGTGAAAACCCGGTCGGGGTCGAGCGTTCCGTCTCTTGCACCGTCAGTTCGCGGCCGATCGCCTCGCCAAGTTGGTCGATATGCTCGGCAAGCCATGGTGTGAAGTCGTGAGCCTCGTGGCCCCACAATTCACGTGGAGAGCTACGATCTGCAGTTGGAAGGTCTCGGGTCATTGATAGCATCCAGGTGTCTGCAATTGA is a window of halophilic archaeon DL31 DNA encoding:
- a CDS encoding hypothetical protein (KEGG: atm:ANT_21190 hypothetical protein), translating into MTRDLPTADRSSPRELWGHEAHDFTPWLAEHIDQLGEAIGRELTVQETERSTPTGFSLDLFVEDVETGESGAVEVQLEQSDHRHLGQLLTYVTAFESEFAVWVVHGVRYEHQRAIEWVNESSDKTAYLVNIEAVTIHHGDDHDGVTNHNAGPAPLFTLLTGPSEEARKIGEQKRQLSERDTLQLRFHEGVKDHLPDSFTLFDNVSPKSRQYISARINGVSYAIHITDNGGYAQLYIDVGEEDENNALFDKLKANQEETEQEIGHELIWMRMPGNRACRIHTSLTDAGLRDQDQWSVAQEQLARQVSELYEVFNPQIQSIR